In the genome of Streptomyces aquilus, the window GCTGTTGGTGGAGCGGTCGCGGATGACGGGGCGGGCGGCGGGACTGCTGCTCGACGTCCTCAATCCGGACGTGGTCGTCGTCACCGAGGTCGGCGCGGTCCATCGGGAGGACTGCCTCGCGGCGCTGCGCGAGGAGGTCGGGGCCGGTCGGTCGGGGTCGGTGATCCCGACGAGTTTCCCGGACGCGGTGCTCGCGGTGGCGGGTGGAGCGGTGGCGCTCGACGTGCTCTACCGGGACCCGCTGACCGTGTCACCTGAGCGGATTTAATTCAGAAACTCCGAATGTTGACAGGGGTTCCGCGAGGCCGCGAGCATCGTGTTCATGAGCCCTCACCTGCACTGTCGCGCCTTCTGTTGCTGACACGCTGCCCCGTGTGACGCGCTCGTTTCTGCCGCGTGAATTTCCTTCCCCGCGCCTTTTCATGCACCAATTCAGGGAGTCCTCCCATGCCCATTTCCCGTACGTCCGGAATGGACCGACGACTGTTCCTCACCTCGCTCGTGGGCGCCGCGGCCGGCGTCGCCGGGCTGAGCGGCTGCGCCGAGTCCAGTGCCGCCACGAGCGACGAGGGCGCCTCGACCGCGCCGCTCGCCGACAAGGTCCCACCAGGCACCGCCCTGCGGATCTCCTCGTATCAAGGCACCCAGCAACTCCAGTTCAAGCTGGCCGAGTTGGGCGAGCTCCCGTTCAAGGTCTCCAGCTGGGTGAATGTCGCCGCCGGTCCCGATGTCATCAACGCCTTCCGCGCCAAGTCCCTGGACCTCGCCAACAACGCGGGAATTCCGCCGATCCAGGCGCATTACCAGGGCTTCGACGCGAAGATCGTCGCGATCAACATCACCCGCAGGCCCAACTACGTCTTCGCCACCAAGCCCGGCAGCGACATCCGCTCGGTGCGGGACTTCAAGGGGAAGAAGCTGGCGTTCTCGCAGGGCCAGGCCCAAGGGGTCGTGCTGCTGCGGGCGTTGAAGAAGGCCGGGCTGGCCTACGACGAGGTGAAGCTGGTCCCGCTGACCAGCAACCAGTTCCTCACCGCGCTCCAGTCGGGCCAGGTGGACATCGCCCCGCTGCCCAACACCCAGTCGCCCGCGTACATCGCGCAGTACCAGGCGAAGGGCGCCCGGCTCATCACCACCGACGTCGTCGACCTCCTCAACCTGCTGTGGGCGCCGACCTCCGTGCTGAACGACGAGGCGAAGGCCGCCGCGGTCGCCGCGTACATCCCGTACTGGGCGAAGGGCACCGTGTGGGCGTACGAGAACCCGGACGTCTGGAACGAGGAGTTCTACGTCAAGACGCAGAACCTGACCGCCGCCCAGG includes:
- a CDS encoding ABC transporter substrate-binding protein — protein: MPISRTSGMDRRLFLTSLVGAAAGVAGLSGCAESSAATSDEGASTAPLADKVPPGTALRISSYQGTQQLQFKLAELGELPFKVSSWVNVAAGPDVINAFRAKSLDLANNAGIPPIQAHYQGFDAKIVAINITRRPNYVFATKPGSDIRSVRDFKGKKLAFSQGQAQGVVLLRALKKAGLAYDEVKLVPLTSNQFLTALQSGQVDIAPLPNTQSPAYIAQYQAKGARLITTDVVDLLNLLWAPTSVLNDEAKAAAVAAYIPYWAKGTVWAYENPDVWNEEFYVKTQNLTAAQAKSISDLANKPLFPPSWGEAIRWEQETADLLAEGGFVKKFDVASLFDHRFEGIAARSVSEEYRK